In the genome of Mycoplasmopsis pulmonis, one region contains:
- a CDS encoding lipoprotein 17-related variable surface protein, producing MKLKKSVIISIIAGALTVATISAIGIGVKVASDRRSSPPIRQNMDDVKRPQSPENETIKNINHLEIKEKARVLKDLLASDLKDPKLLNSENIDLKFKNSSINKLDEKIKITYELITGKTNNVNDDEGSLVVRAKFQVDNQEIVKDLKLIGFKTLIQSIKAGDLNFKVSNKDQILASELLSSNQNVATKSLELKNQSKKLDLNKYNLTYEKIYFNDVTASAKIRVNAKLKTNENINNKFEFVINGFKKYVIADSLEAKFTLVKKDIAIEELKRVVTEAFKSKTTQEAFASLKNYLDISLPEGLDFSFVSIETKNDDPESAILTYKLVIKNLHSGSQANPSSKNGVVESKLKTFEIKRSQIQEEQPKPKPKPPEKDKPKEEKLPEKKMDRVSKIELTQNSVLKSILPSKVNNNQLTSSNIRLLKNDGEFILPYGTSQKFEILKADDVNGILEVKLSLSQGEKVIETKTLELQGLLSELDFASQSDFSVIEIEKRAQLNIGRIASKTNELEKLIILNPKAKFKMENYDKTFLVSYISDRRGKIIFKMTLSTKKGNKSKVFNFEIDGFYRYWNTPEILMHLENPYKLTVQEMIDGFSKLRKGHSPREAADKLKELFVEFVPVGYEFYFVDFKAKANAKDIGVLTYYLKHLKTEDETGHIQTEVQGYDPLLKAIEKSLNSISKIELDANGQLKNKLATEFEENQVLDSKYNSEFKLYDKDNNLITPLEGVNSFYKIHNNPDYDLKEGSIKIEFHYSKDDKSGRISRTVTGLKKFDASLFDVAIKNEFKYANYFGVLRGAKENFKFLENSLETRIFNLNFKDPKIGQQIIKHYSFSVSNLQQKTIEGDATIDVKVFQKGQREPIFSANKAFDGFKNFEFFEASGLWKDRYKIENEQEPNNHTVFSIQTSTIREDFIKRIDYIRNINNLEALSAYLFSLIDPVHLNGNSFTYLIRTNNLGSKQQNRGAHRLDYTSESGEQFRIVHNLNIRGLNQQQKKEKIRQEIFNYFKTAVFAIRKDFSIDALKFESGFTSQWTLSSNPSKAKVDFLKKYYDLYIPSGYELTIVRGDYLWPIQYVHDKKIWQGNEFTDFELNYTLKKDGKAIKGQTILTYAKKVYLRAPQKNGLNPVFVKADFIKKYNDNVWRWALQHSVKQIKYRDNKDQIFFVDVHKTDQWGYGKDNSVTLRQEFKKDGKWIKNKVKFKYVDGKIQIEGDHQIDGLVILEPKK from the coding sequence ATGAAGCTAAAAAAAAGTGTAATAATATCTATTATTGCTGGTGCACTTACAGTTGCTACAATAAGCGCAATTGGTATTGGTGTAAAAGTAGCTAGCGATAGAAGAAGTTCTCCTCCAATTAGGCAAAACATGGATGATGTAAAAAGACCCCAAAGCCCTGAAAATGAAACAATCAAAAATATAAATCATTTAGAAATAAAAGAAAAAGCAAGAGTTTTAAAAGATTTATTGGCCTCAGATTTAAAAGATCCAAAACTTTTAAATTCAGAAAACATTGATTTAAAATTTAAAAACTCATCAATTAACAAACTTGATGAAAAAATAAAAATAACCTATGAACTTATCACAGGAAAAACAAATAATGTAAATGACGATGAAGGTAGCTTAGTAGTTAGGGCTAAATTCCAAGTTGATAATCAAGAAATTGTTAAAGATTTAAAACTAATTGGATTTAAAACTTTAATCCAAAGTATTAAAGCAGGTGATTTAAACTTTAAAGTTTCAAATAAAGATCAGATTTTAGCAAGTGAGCTTTTAAGTTCAAACCAAAATGTTGCAACTAAGTCACTAGAGCTAAAAAACCAAAGTAAAAAATTAGATCTTAATAAATATAACCTAACATATGAAAAGATATATTTCAATGATGTAACAGCTAGTGCAAAAATTAGAGTTAATGCAAAGCTTAAAACAAATGAAAATATCAACAATAAATTCGAATTTGTTATAAATGGTTTTAAAAAATATGTTATTGCAGATTCATTAGAAGCTAAATTTACTTTAGTTAAAAAAGATATAGCAATTGAAGAGTTAAAAAGAGTTGTTACTGAAGCTTTTAAATCAAAAACAACTCAAGAGGCTTTTGCTAGTCTTAAAAATTATTTAGACATAAGTCTTCCTGAAGGCTTAGATTTTTCTTTTGTTTCAATTGAGACAAAAAATGATGATCCAGAAAGTGCAATTTTAACCTACAAACTAGTTATTAAAAACTTGCATAGCGGTAGTCAAGCAAATCCTAGTTCAAAAAACGGAGTAGTTGAAAGTAAGTTAAAAACTTTTGAAATAAAAAGATCTCAAATTCAAGAAGAGCAGCCAAAACCAAAGCCAAAACCACCCGAAAAAGATAAACCTAAAGAAGAGAAACTACCAGAGAAAAAAATGGATAGAGTTTCTAAAATTGAATTAACTCAAAATTCAGTGTTAAAATCAATTTTACCTTCAAAGGTTAACAATAATCAATTAACTTCATCTAATATAAGACTATTAAAAAATGATGGTGAATTTATTTTACCTTATGGAACAAGTCAAAAATTTGAAATTCTAAAGGCAGATGATGTCAACGGTATATTAGAAGTTAAACTTAGTCTTTCACAAGGTGAAAAAGTAATTGAAACAAAAACTTTAGAATTACAAGGGCTTTTAAGTGAGTTAGACTTTGCAAGCCAAAGTGATTTTAGTGTAATTGAAATTGAAAAAAGAGCACAGCTTAATATTGGTAGAATAGCTTCTAAAACAAATGAACTTGAAAAGCTTATTATTTTAAATCCCAAAGCAAAATTCAAAATGGAAAATTATGATAAAACTTTTTTAGTCTCTTATATTAGTGATAGACGCGGAAAAATAATTTTCAAAATGACTTTATCTACAAAAAAAGGAAATAAATCAAAAGTATTTAACTTTGAAATTGATGGATTTTATAGATATTGAAATACTCCAGAAATTTTAATGCATCTTGAAAATCCTTATAAATTAACAGTTCAAGAAATGATTGATGGATTTTCAAAACTAAGAAAAGGTCATAGCCCTAGAGAAGCAGCTGATAAACTAAAAGAGCTTTTTGTTGAATTTGTTCCAGTAGGTTATGAATTTTACTTTGTTGATTTTAAAGCCAAAGCAAATGCAAAAGATATTGGTGTTTTAACTTACTATTTAAAACATTTAAAAACTGAAGATGAAACTGGTCATATCCAAACTGAAGTTCAAGGATATGATCCACTTCTTAAAGCTATTGAAAAATCTTTAAATAGTATTTCAAAAATTGAACTTGATGCTAATGGTCAATTAAAAAACAAACTTGCAACTGAATTTGAAGAAAACCAAGTATTAGATAGCAAATACAATAGTGAATTTAAACTCTATGATAAAGACAACAATCTAATTACTCCATTAGAAGGAGTAAACTCTTTCTACAAAATACATAATAATCCTGATTATGATCTAAAAGAAGGATCAATCAAAATTGAGTTTCACTATAGTAAAGATGATAAAAGCGGTAGAATAAGTAGAACAGTTACTGGTCTAAAAAAATTTGATGCTAGCTTATTTGATGTTGCTATAAAAAATGAATTTAAATATGCCAATTATTTTGGAGTATTAAGAGGAGCTAAAGAAAACTTTAAATTTTTAGAAAATTCACTTGAAACTCGAATTTTTAATCTTAATTTTAAAGATCCTAAAATAGGCCAACAAATTATAAAACACTATAGTTTTAGTGTTTCAAACCTTCAACAAAAAACCATTGAAGGTGATGCAACCATTGACGTTAAAGTTTTTCAAAAAGGACAAAGAGAGCCTATTTTTTCAGCTAACAAAGCTTTTGATGGTTTTAAAAATTTTGAATTTTTTGAAGCTTCAGGACTTTGAAAAGATAGATATAAAATAGAAAATGAACAAGAGCCTAACAATCATACAGTCTTTTCTATACAAACTTCAACCATCCGTGAAGATTTTATTAAAAGAATTGATTATATTAGAAACATAAATAATTTAGAGGCTCTTAGTGCTTATTTATTTAGCTTAATAGATCCTGTTCATTTGAATGGAAATAGCTTTACATATTTAATTAGAACTAACAATCTAGGTTCAAAACAACAAAATAGAGGAGCTCATAGATTAGACTATACAAGTGAAAGTGGAGAACAATTTAGAATTGTTCATAATTTAAATATTCGAGGTTTAAATCAACAACAAAAAAAGGAAAAAATAAGACAAGAAATATTCAATTATTTTAAAACAGCTGTTTTTGCAATTAGAAAAGACTTTTCAATAGATGCTCTAAAATTTGAAAGCGGATTTACATCTCAATGAACTTTAAGTTCAAATCCTTCTAAGGCAAAAGTTGATTTTCTTAAAAAATACTATGATCTTTACATTCCTAGTGGATATGAATTAACTATTGTGCGTGGTGATTATTTATGACCAATACAATATGTTCATGATAAAAAAATCTGACAGGGTAATGAATTTACTGATTTTGAACTAAATTACACATTGAAAAAAGACGGAAAAGCCATTAAAGGTCAAACCATTTTAACTTATGCTAAAAAAGTATATTTAAGAGCTCCACAAAAAAATGGACTAAATCCAGTATTTGTCAAAGCTGATTTTATAAAAAAATATAATGACAATGTTTGAAGATGAGCATTGCAACACTCAGTTAAACAAATTAAATACCGAG